The following coding sequences lie in one Candidatus Woesearchaeota archaeon genomic window:
- a CDS encoding endonuclease III domain-containing protein, with amino-acid sequence MNQCITIQKMYEVLLSTYGPQGWWPLLSHKGENPTKTGSIQGYHPGDYSFPKNEQQRFEICVGAILTQNTNWTNVEKALLALQKHCTLTPQEMIKIDDSSLKEAIRPAGYFNQKAKKLKIFTQFFLHLNGRTPKREELLNIWGIGPETADSILLYAYAQPEFVVDAYTKRIFTHLGISSPGASYEEVKATVQEELETDFRVFQELHALLVEHAKRWYAKKPYSDPLLEIKTQQGK; translated from the coding sequence ATGAATCAATGCATAACAATACAGAAAATGTACGAAGTACTTCTTAGCACCTATGGTCCTCAGGGATGGTGGCCACTGCTCTCGCACAAAGGCGAAAACCCTACAAAAACAGGATCAATACAAGGTTACCATCCCGGAGACTACTCTTTTCCAAAAAACGAGCAACAACGATTTGAAATCTGTGTTGGAGCAATACTCACTCAAAACACTAATTGGACCAATGTTGAAAAAGCACTGCTCGCACTGCAAAAACATTGCACACTCACACCTCAAGAAATGATCAAGATTGATGACTCCTCGCTCAAGGAAGCAATTCGACCTGCAGGATACTTTAACCAAAAGGCAAAGAAACTCAAAATATTCACTCAGTTTTTCTTGCACCTAAACGGGCGTACACCCAAAAGAGAAGAACTACTCAACATATGGGGGATAGGTCCTGAAACTGCGGATTCAATACTACTCTACGCCTATGCTCAACCAGAATTTGTCGTTGATGCTTACACGAAGAGAATCTTTACTCATCTAGGGATAAGTTCACCAGGTGCAAGCTATGAAGAAGTGAAGGCAACTGTACAAGAAGAACTTGAAACTGATTTTCGTGTTTTTCAGGAACTGCACGCTCTTCTCGTAGAACATGCAAAAAGGTGGTACGCAAAAAAACCATACAGCGATCCCCTCCTTGAAATTAAAACACAGCAAGGCAAGTGA